The following coding sequences lie in one Anoplolepis gracilipes chromosome 4, ASM4749672v1, whole genome shotgun sequence genomic window:
- the LOC140664687 gene encoding uncharacterized protein, with the protein MAGQNQNGDIDQLSETVKTLQKSLECTICLQLMTEPTKTRCGHSFCKSCIGKVLRKKNASCPLCKKNLNRRNVSKDDHLEACIIKFTNLITAIQLDSNIDILLHSKPRDTRESYSSEVHHSFPADENDNAIFSRSDVKVRTWLHHLPDELSFAENTANLIFDNDNKKDAIDEIHDNKDDKSNKTSRFKKQIMDDINVGAGTSRASKDTRAKQFDEVIKTNFGRADELKYKTIHARVRTRAFKENASKSDIEKTNNQNNSSLTTGNDQTCQILTINDSISNTTSTSALQSSSADWSRMIEFGKETKRGKKRKMKKLNVSIEKTKDLPRIIKNVTLSPSKKYNLAKIATGNDMNKKEKNSTQDAIDENLDLSNAKVIGSEVSSKAGSHNRKESTKNKTNSSTLSPTNHSLTETYDVMQEEENKQMYIENLNSNQVNEIIIGSENINKNSRVSQNWSCEENTEIAVEYCDSPKRLTVLTPEKLNESVHGIIHDMHTPASKCGNTSPPETRTPEAKNNSIQRISGEVASSKSSQSPLSKARLSLKRNPEIGDNKKTDSPLLSIVPLIDKLPIIKTDKDDCENVDSPVSKNEKPFDRLTAIRRDLNLELIGENQRHITWDTILNDGLPKRTTGENVSRIICQDEKFNHPTTSKQSENIKNQTCSVKFLQIGTMIRRRNVKYFYSSTIKREQSIPAQVQITPVCNMQQSISKSEIEHIANMSCNLARSIDESNESQDILDITVIENIHPLTKAVLKNIELSTAVSPRKGLLTTSTPKKEDIDHHLNKKKIATTEENVQSLCKTPRTNSSAIREISRVRSGTSNSIKLLSPDKDSQLKFLAIDSPMSNHGESRRANSKPQQTELEKSVNKGNNFSKVKNSQFEESMSKAQEPSVENFDKKRKRMRYTSDKELLDDDRIDYSNDSASDNGRRGIKLDRYSRSSKNAESGLDANSKQQQTELEKSVTKGNNFSKVKNSQFAESTSKAQEPSVENFDKKRKKMRYTSDKEFDDDRTDYSNDSASDNGRRGINFDRYSRSSKNAESGLDANKKHRPNSPDDQNIIEIISSDSEKQDTHTRKFKRILPISSSDTESDSTEHVARNCKRPRADGQFNQRNASIMVTPEKKCLLIKNSSEEKWTNYRSGNLANLPMRESDMFESSSIFNSENVDYILQQSKFNKRQISEEIAEASNDDIINRVLQINRLQSNTDACRPLDSAPRNSGTSQREKNSREYLLQDNFDEIIANVELPQSNEDTISCSNQPTNRNLKSRPLAKQKTSSCLAMTDEPGGAAYETPMLSTSSTNDIFDHYSPKNVKRLMTIATLENVGKENVFHGQKKHNCSVDQREKRNVMVDPDTIERDPCRKISKYNVSHEREKFFEESSPLEQRINVSTDRAHDDGTIQKPIVAGEESNLTTDTLFDSLMNVTQHQVQLQKFEEELFGIPANQSQKRTTKITLQEDPTQEKQHTPEKRKKDTQDKEAAAEVLSADEDDVVEKTPERKIKNNRNNMKLLESRKNMSSLSPISKPHLSPAEQIPSISKKSTDSKSSTSTPVNLFCGVLPLYQSTPQSSTTNKPKNVREQSDKRKLCFICSGLTVTRLTNVKEFARKYNVDYVNQFESGVTHVIVNTVGEKNAAKSTLKFLQGIAHRKWIVSYRWIEDCIEQGKLLDEIPYEATTFTDGNIDDGPRRSRLRKKDLFEDFTFWCVGPYLNVSPNQYQSLLLATGATVVDSLEALAKKEGMKGILIQDGVHDDKEIEHWNRTAKAASISDSWIVDCIGNYKLFNLATYIHPHLSVQDLCAIGFPQELVEDEEYSDDEE; encoded by the exons ATGGCAGGACAAAATCAAAACGGTGACATCGATCAACTTTCCGAAACTGTAAAAACTTTGCAAAAGTCCTTGGAATGTACAATTTG tttacaGTTAATGACAGAACCTACAAAGACACGATGCGGCCATTCATTCTGTAAGTCATGTATAGGGAAAGTGTTGCGGAAGAAAAATGCATCTTGTccattatgcaaaaaaaaccTTAACAGACGCAATGTTTCAAAAGATGATCACTTAGAAGcctgtattataaaatttactaatcTTATCACTGCCATTCAACTTGACAGCAACATAGATA TATTGCTGCACTCGAAACCACGTGATACAAGAGAAAGTTATTCATCAGAAGTACATCATTCTTTTCCTGCCGACGAGAATGATAACGCGATTTTCAGCAGGTCTGATGTCAAAGTTCGCACGTGGTTGCACCATCTTCCCGATGAACTGAGCTTTGCAGAAAACACTGCCAatctaatatttgataatgataataaaaaagacgcGATTGACGAAATACATGACAATAAGGACGACAAGAGCAACAAAACAAGTCgctttaaaaaacaaattatggaTGATATAAATGTAGGTGCAGGTACATCACGAGCAAGTAAGGACACGAGAGCAAAGCAATTCGACGAAGTCATAAAGACCAATTTCGGTCGTGCGgacgaattaaaatataaaacaattcatGCGAGAGTCCGTACAAGAGCTTTTAAGGAAAATGCGTCAAAATCGGACATCGAGAAGACGAATAATCAGAACAATTCATCATTGACAACAGGGAACGATCAGACGTGTCAGATCTTGACGATCAATGACTCAATCTCGAACACAACAAGCACATCTGCTTTGCAATCTTCTTCCGCGGACTGGAGTCGCATGATCGAATTCGGGAAAGAGACGAAACGtggtaaaaaaagaaaaatgaaaaagctgAATGTGAGTATCGAGAAGACTAAAGACTTACctcgaataattaaaaacgttacGTTATCGCCGAGTAAGAAATACAATCTGGCTAAAATTGCGACGGGTAATGACATGaacaaaaaagagaagaacAGTACACAGGACGCGATCGATGAGAATCTGGATTTATCGAATGCAAAAGTGATAGGATCCGAAGTATCGAGTAAAGCGGGTAGTCATAATCGGAAGGAATCTACAAAGAACAAAACCAATAGCTCAACATTATCGCCAACTAATCATTCCTTGACAGAAACATATGATGTTATGCAGGAAGAGGAAAATAAACAGATGTATATAGAAAACCTGAATAGCAATCAGgtgaatgaaattattattggcTCCGAAAATATCAATAAGAATTCTCGAGTTTCTCAAAATTGGAGTTGTGAAGAAAATACAGAGATTGCCGTAGAATATTGTGACTCGCCGAAAAGATTAACCGTATTAACGCCCGAGAAGTTGAATGAATCTGTACATGGAATAATCCATGACATGCACACTCCTGCCAGCAAGTGTGGGAATACATCACCACCCGAAACCCGAACTCCCGAAGctaaaaataacagtattcAAAGGATATCAGGAGAAGTTGCTTCTTCTAAATCCTCGCAATCCCCTCTATCGAAGGCTAGATTATCCTTAAAAAGAAACCCAGAAATTGGTGATAACAAGAAAACTGACTCGCCATTATTAAGTATAGTTCCATTGATTGACAAATTGCCGATTATCAAAACAGACAAGGATGATTGTGAAAACGTTGATTCGCCAGTATCAAAAAACGAAAAACCATTTGATCGACTGACAGCTATAAGACGCGATTTGAATTTGGAGTTGATCGGTGAAAATCAACGACATATCACTTGGGATACGATACTTAACGATGGGCTTCCAAAAAGGACAACGGGTGAAAATGTTTCTAGAATTATTTGTCAAGACGAAAAATTTAACCATCCCACGACATCAAAACaatcagaaaatattaagaatcaaACATGTTCCGTGAAATTTCTTCAAATAGGAACAATGATTAGGCGACGTAACGTGAAATACTTTTATTCGAGCACGATTAAACGCGAACAATCGATACCAGCGCAAGTGCAAATCACACCAGTATGTAATATGCAGCAATCTATCAGCAAATCCGAGATAGAGCATATTGCGAATATGTCATGCAACTTGGCGAGATCCATTGATGAATCAAACGAGTCGCAAGATATATTGGACATCACTGTGATAGAGAATATTCATCCCTTAACTAAAGCTGTTTTGAAAAACATCGAACTTTCTACAGCAGTCTCACCTCGTAAAGGACTTTTGACGACTTCGACGCCAAAGAAAGAAGATATTGAtcatcatttaaataaaaaaaaaattgcaacgaCCGAAGAAAATGTGCAATCTCTTTGTAAGACGCCTCGTACAAACAGCTCCGCGATTCGAGAAATCTCACGTGTTCGTTCAGGAACGTCGAATTCCATTAAACTACTGTCACCGGACAAAGATTCGCAGCTGAAATTTCTGGCGATAGACTCCCCAATGAGCAATCACGGAGAGTCTAGACGTGCGAATTCGAAACCGCAGCAAACCGAGCTCGAAAAGTCCGTTAACAAAGGAAATAACTTTTCTAAGGTGAAAAATTCGCAGTTCGAGGAGTCTATGAGCAAAGCGCAAGAACCTTCTGTCGAAAACTTCgataagaagagaaaaagaatgagaTATACCAGTGACAAAGAGCTGCTCGACGATGATAGAATCGACTATTCCAACGACTCGGCCAGTGACAATGGTCGGCGCGGAATAAAACTTGACAGATACAGTAGATCATCCAAAAACGCAGAATCAGGTTTAGATGCGAATTCGAAACAGCAGCAAACCGAGCTCGAAAAGTCCGTTACCAAAGGAAATAACTTTTCTAAGGTGAAAAATTCGCAGTTCGCAGAGTCTACGAGCAAAGCGCAAGAACCTTCTGTCGAAAACTTCgataagaagagaaaaaaaatgagatatacCAGTGACAAAGAGTTCGACGATGATAGAACCGACTATTCCAACGACTCGGCCAGTGACAATGGTCGGCGCGGAATAAATTTTGACAGATACAGTAGATCATCCAAAAACGCAGAATCAGGTTTAGATGCGAATAAAAAACACCGTCCGAATTCCCCGGACGATCAAAACATAATCGAAATAATCTCTTCGGATTCTGAAAAACAGGATACACACACGAGAAAATTCAAGAGGATACTGCCAATTTCTAGCTCGGACACGGAATCGGACTCGACAGAGCATGTCGCGAGAAATTGCAAAAG GCCTAGAGCCGACGGTCAATTTAACCAGCGGAATGCATCCATTATGGTCACGCCtgagaaaaaatgtttgttaataaaaaattcgtcTGAGGAAAAATGGACGAATTATCGATCAGGAAACCTAGCAAATTTACCGATGCGAGAATCAGATATGTTTGAAAGCAGTAGTATATTTAATTCGGAAAATGTGGACTATATACTACAACAATCGAAGTTCAATAAAAGGCAAATATCGGAAGAAATCGCGGAAGCCTCCAACGACGACATCATAAATAGAGTACTGCAGATCAATCGATTGCAGAGCAACACCGATGCATGTCGACCGCTGGATTCTGCTCCGCGGAACAGCGGGACGAGTcagagagaaaagaacagcAGAGAATATTTGCTGCAGGACAATTTCGACGAGATCATCGCCAACGTCGAGCTGCCACAAAGCAACGAGGATACGATATCTTGTAGCAACCAGCCGACTAACCGCAATCTCAAATCTCGCCCATTGGCGAAACAGAAGACGTCAAGTTGTCTCGCAATGACAGATGAACCGGGTGGCGCCGCGTACGAGACTCCAATGTTAAGTACGTCATCGACCAACGATATTTTCGACCACTATTCCCCCAAAAACGTTAAGAGACTCATGACGATCGCTACTTTAGAAAATGTTGGCAAGGAAAATGTATTCCACGGCCAGAAGAAACACAATTGTTCAGTTgatcaaagagagaaaagaaatgtaatgGTAGATCCCGATACAATTGAAAGAGATCCGTGTAgaaagatatcaaaatataatgtgtcaCATGAGAGGGAAAAGTTCTTCGAAGAATCTTCCCCTCTCGAGCAACGTATTAATGTTTCGACGGATCGAGCTCACGATGATGGCACAATACAAAAACCAATAGTTGCTGGCGAAGAGTCAAACTTGACAACGGATACTCTCTTCGATTCGCTCATGAACGTTACGCAGCATCAAGTTCAGCtgcaaaaatttgaagaagaaCTATTCGGTATCCCGGCTAATCAGAGTCAAAAGAGAACGACGAAGATTACTTTGCAGGAAGACCCGACCCAAGAAAAACAACACACTCCGGAAAAACGGAAAAAAGATACTCAAGATAAGGAGGCTGCAGCAGAG GTACTTTCTGCCGATGAAGACGATGTTGTGGAGAAAACTCCtgagagaaagataaagaa CAACAGAAATAATATGAAACTGCTCGAgtcgagaaaaaatatgtcatcTTTATCGCCAATTTCGAAGCCACATTTATCACCTGCTGAGCAGATACCGAGCATATCGAAGAAAAGTACTGACTCGAAAAGCAGCACGAGTACGCCTGTGAATCTGTTCTGTGGAGTACTTCCGCTTTATCAAAGCACACCGCAAAGTTCCACGACGAATAAACCGAAGAACGTTCGCGAGCAGTCTGATAAGCGAAAGCTGTGTTTCATATGCAGCGGCTTGACGGTGACTCGATTGACAAATGTGAAAGAGTTCGCAAGGAAGTACAACGTGGATTATGTGAATCAATTCGAGTCCGGCGTAACGCATGTTATCGTGAACACGGTAGGGGAGAAGAACGCAGCCAAAAGCACATTGAAGTTTCTCCAGGGTATAGCTCATCGGAAATGGATAGTCAGCTACAGATGGATCGAGGATTGTATCGAGCAGGGAAAACTGCTGGACGAAATCCCTTACGAGGCCACAACGTTCACCGACGGGAATATTGATGACGGTCCTCGAAGATCGAGGCTACGCAAGAAGGATCTCTTCGAGGATTTTACATTTTGGTGTGTCGGACCGTACTTGAACGTTTCGCCGAATCAGTATCAG AGCTTGTTACTCGCCACTGGGGCTACAGTGGTAGATTCTCTCGAAGCTCTGGCTAAAAAAGAAGGCATGAAAGGCATTTTGATTCAAGATGGTGTTCATGATGACAAGGAAATCG AACATTGGAATCGGACTGCCAAAGCAGCATCGATTTCTGACAGTTGGATAGTGGATTGTAtcggaaattataaattatttaatcttgcAACTTATATTCATCCTCATCTATCAGTGCAAGACTTATGTGCCATTGGCTTCCCACAAGAACTCGTAGAAGACGAGGAATACAGTGACGATGAAGAATAA
- the LOC140664691 gene encoding uncharacterized protein isoform X2, with translation MGWFFLASILLLSLCAAGAPMPQGGAGGGTGTHGQPQVGSSPSTPSPGGGGSTGGATGSGGGGGGGGGGGGGGGGGAAGAATFGLGVTGGSIGGSTGGGAGGGAAASGTGWSKGPARRGRGWRDWRRGDPTLIKGLWKSKGPLDSLGQAEIYIVVALLIGFITVVIGCWLSDNCWSPEPEGVVTLA, from the exons ATGGGGTGGTTCTTCCTTGCCAGTATTTTGCTGCTCTCCTTATGCG CGGCGGGAGCGCCGATGCCACAGGGTGGTGCTGGAGGAGGTACAGGGACCCACGGTCAGCCGCAGGTCGGGTCGTCGCCGAGCACCCCGAGCCCTGGCGGCGGTGGTTCTACCGGTGGTGCTACCGGAAGCGGCGGTGgaggcggcggtggcggtggcggtggcggtggcggtggcggcggcgccGCCGGGGCCGCTACCTTCGGTCTCGGGGTTACCGGTGGATCCATCGGTGGGTCAACCGGTGGTGGAGCCGGCGGGGGTGCCGCCGCTTCCGGAACGGGCTGGTCTAAGGGGCCCGCTCGTCGGGGCCGTGGGTGGCGCGACTGGCGTCGCGGCGATCCTACCCTTATCAAGGGTCTGTGGAAGTCAAAGGGTCCTCTAG ATTCGCTAGGACAAGCGGAGATCTACATCGTTGTGGCTCTTCTGATCGGCTTTATCACCGTGGTGATCGGATGCTGGCTGTCCGACAATTGCTGGTCACCGGAACCGGAAGGGGTGGTCACCCTCGCATAG
- the LOC140664691 gene encoding uncharacterized protein isoform X1: MGWFFLASILLLSLCGCCEPVNHIFRKPDAAGAPMPQGGAGGGTGTHGQPQVGSSPSTPSPGGGGSTGGATGSGGGGGGGGGGGGGGGGGAAGAATFGLGVTGGSIGGSTGGGAGGGAAASGTGWSKGPARRGRGWRDWRRGDPTLIKGLWKSKGPLDSLGQAEIYIVVALLIGFITVVIGCWLSDNCWSPEPEGVVTLA, from the exons ATGGGGTGGTTCTTCCTTGCCAGTATTTTGCTGCTCTCCTTATGCG GATGCTGCGAACCCGTCAATCACATATTTCGCAAGCCTGACg CGGCGGGAGCGCCGATGCCACAGGGTGGTGCTGGAGGAGGTACAGGGACCCACGGTCAGCCGCAGGTCGGGTCGTCGCCGAGCACCCCGAGCCCTGGCGGCGGTGGTTCTACCGGTGGTGCTACCGGAAGCGGCGGTGgaggcggcggtggcggtggcggtggcggtggcggtggcggcggcgccGCCGGGGCCGCTACCTTCGGTCTCGGGGTTACCGGTGGATCCATCGGTGGGTCAACCGGTGGTGGAGCCGGCGGGGGTGCCGCCGCTTCCGGAACGGGCTGGTCTAAGGGGCCCGCTCGTCGGGGCCGTGGGTGGCGCGACTGGCGTCGCGGCGATCCTACCCTTATCAAGGGTCTGTGGAAGTCAAAGGGTCCTCTAG ATTCGCTAGGACAAGCGGAGATCTACATCGTTGTGGCTCTTCTGATCGGCTTTATCACCGTGGTGATCGGATGCTGGCTGTCCGACAATTGCTGGTCACCGGAACCGGAAGGGGTGGTCACCCTCGCATAG